One window of the Babesia bovis T2Bo chromosome 2, whole genome shotgun sequence genome contains the following:
- a CDS encoding putative integral membrane protein, with the protein MDCMVGVIGILFFLGVSANAPEGEAKVDTSTKGVGGKFFGNKKAMIIAAVILVLLIVVGVSIGMWAHNGGGGGKEAWSAGIVIGVLAIGGILCYIFRNKIRNLFAKKAAEEVVTS; encoded by the coding sequence ATGGATTGTATGGTTGGCGTAATCGGTATTTTATTCTTCCTTGGTGTCAGCGCCAATGCCCCTGAAGGTGAGGCTAAGGTAGATACTTCGACCAAAGGAGTGGGTGGTAAATTCTTTGGCAACAAGAAAGCAATGATAATAGCCGCTGTTATACTGGTTTTACTAATTGTTGTTGGTGTTTCTATAGGGATGTGGGCTCAtaatggtggtggtggtggtaagGAGGCATGGTCTGCTGGTATTGTCATCGGTGTCCTTGCCATAGGAGGCATTTTATGTTACATCTTCAGGAACAAAATACGGAACTTGTTTGCGAAAAAGGCAGCTGAGGAGGTTGTGACATCGTGA
- a CDS encoding putative integral membrane protein, translating to MPGVKAGIGPYSDEAAPKVADSVRYLMPIAKLLFILVAILGFGFCMAMLLMATVEAIEIKALTNGEGKLKNADMTALSIAICLSHLALHFLGYRCRFMKLHWTSWDSGLFILGFAVVISAFFAVFIVVLPGKGTNLGKFEKDDNRTYIAMGFTGLELLAMFGFIICAMKTHCFGGCMTLNKKVFYTFAFIYMLVFSAHAYTLYEFKENPEEYGNDDKNWHKHRFMAAVNYIFVIGLCISAYQVNLCCLSFTKCDAVFIFLTGTVVGILITICLSMFPEIQPTQWTLAGLIGMLYILTVALFLYIHAKRPLCRYYNPDVVTFGIFALLFLLLVSTLIALGVMHQKIISGIAADAKTIAPIAIFVYGFVVFVVMLIFGFKGNAMKVIKAFMKQARDERLVKNGHELDVKPLYEPGVETPGSECNLRGPESSGGVFRDSWLHPAM from the coding sequence ATGCCGGGTGTTAAGGCTGGTATAGGCCCTTACTCTGATGAGGCTGCCCCTAAGGTGGCTGATTCGGTAAGGTACCTCATGCCCATCGCCAAGCTACTCTTCATCTTGGTAGCAATCCTAGGCTTTGGTTTCTGTATGGCAATGCTGCTGATGGCTACTGTAGAAGCCATAGAGATAAAGGCTCTGACGAATGGAGAGGGCAAGCTCAAAAACGCTGACATGACCGCCCTGAGCATAGCTATCTGCCTGAGTCATCTAGCGCTACACTTTCTAGGCTACCGATGCAGGTTCATGAAGCTACACTGGACGTCTTGGGACAGTGGGCTGTTCATACTAGGATTCGCGGTAGTTATCTCTGCGTTCTTTGCAGTGTTCATAGTGGTGTTACCAGGGAAGGGTACAAATCTAGGAAAGTTCGAGAAAGATGACAATCGCACCTATATCGCCATGGGATTCACTGGCCTGGAGTTACTGGCAATGTTCGGGTTCATCATATGCGCTATGAAGACACACTGCTTTGGTGGCTGCATGACGCTTAACAAGAAGGTATTCTATACATTTGCctttatatacatgctGGTGTTTTCCGCCCATGCGTATACACTATATGAGTTTAAGGAAAATCCAGAGGAATATGGAAATGATGATAAAAATTGGCACAAGCACAGGTTCATGGCCGCGGTTAACTACATCTTCGTGATTGGACTGTGTATCAGTGCATACCAGGTAAACCTATGCTGCTTGTCATTTACCAAGTGTGATGCTGTCTTCATATTCCTGACTGGCACTGTCGTAGGCATCTTGATAACAATATGCCTGTCAATGTTCCCGGAGATTCAGCCTACCCAGTGGACTCTCGCAGGCCTTATCggtatgctatatatactcaCGGTTGCACTGTTTTTGTACATCCATGCCAAGAGGCCGCTGTGCAGGTACTACAACCCAGATGTAGTAACTTTCGGGATATTCGCGCTACTGTTCCTATTATTGGTATCCACCTTGATAGCCCTGGGAGTAATGCATCAAAAAATTATCAGCGGTATCGCGGCAGACGCTAAAACCATTGCCCCAATAGCCATATTTGTGTACGGCTTCGTGGTATTCGTTGTAATGTTAATCTTCGGTTTCAAGGGCAATGCCATGAAGGTTATCAAGGCGTTCATGAAGCAGGCACGTGACGAACGACTCGTTAAGAACGGCCATGAGCTGGATGTCAAACCTTTGTACGAACCAGGCGTTGAGACACCGGGTAGTGAATGTAACCTTCGTGGACCGGAGTCATCAGGAGGTGTCTTCCGTGATTCGTGGTTACACCCAGCAATGTAG
- a CDS encoding variant erythrocyte surface antigen-1 alpha subunit, giving the protein MAPASTFTPKASLTDAPTNLKEAIDWVLRVTGKDGKKNDECICGLAAAVTDLLQSVQLEYNGYQGDTKEVDTSKGASEQQVTDRLNGLFSLVQGLGGTAVVRTYIDQLAQVLSALVGWSEIVKCWGSGGDGSCKGGGTGNEHGQNGTCEYLEDVKPNKPCEQCKCMKWKVKNPNTDGTPLGRKCQRCSDSGDDDTCSCSPPGGGGCSPGKCKCALAGKCCKCCCKGRCGCKKECRCIEEDKDKVNDTYKRGHRIYNDSYQSAYGEMSFPYIGEEGYYLIKSVWTDLLERGGSMPPSQRRHHCAQTLLGSVCLIWSGITYMYWTGKYHKSSPRWNNHILDGSGLDDGTLSQWLQALGFPRDMLNNHGPGNRWDAIIWDGFMGKLYLGFPHTSDNAAHGSDHNDNTFRSPAGMNYAGYIHTVDRGAFDSDVFKENGKDINKNKLGAIFKLYILSCAYFTGLQKKNTTESTPRTPKTIREILYWLSALPYSPAYPEILQHSKEVMKKVAPDVGDKKQLSFYQTGRTAPITVHEFNLFAHFQAVTQYCPLVLIGIQGGLHSTKGTDKTTEPPIHSLYANTECHFTYPAVSIQAYNQVVHYIRALFYQLYFLRKQCAVKVALGGKWRECRYGDGVLGRDVVSWMCLGCDPMGHDRKCRVEKVKEGLGGVVNKLKALEGEAESTGGINGVKELREGIEKLRDILEAIGEVVVQLGNAQERLDRGNADLGGVMNALKKVEGVNNGTNDFKGVLQEVLGRLEKLVEALEKAGGLKDVKEKVKTALTAAKDVVGKQNGTDVDPCKNLVSAAIDGLQKALDALKEGVEKDIIEKQRRLLEAKKNLSHVFAVGVSVDEEYTALLNAINQLISICNSPKCPGCTKHSTKCGQKAESTICEKCLQPTTTGVPSPLQAFLEDRLPGFSCQNVVDQETENPDYPLAASHLGHCNGSGQCCPLPMGFRNQFYSGIRDCTGKRLYGILYFFSNENMMQSCVYTLVRVTAALSATTPQVLGDVFGFFRGGVGEKEQGKNKNGQDDTPCKHEGDPSQKKDEEYFCGWCASGLRDEVKKIEWVQSALGGKDYRTSVGKALIDIKGDKGSVSAPLSNPTTTTTTSLSTLTKDSEYLSPLTGELYTAVSATFGNTYLSWVLYLSDALHSGLESLSEAFRNIECRGCKGQCDPNKCKKGEHGQKSDAGSAGLCQCQSIVSCTGVLPVLYRHGFSYGNPFNLEGYEQKDGETEGDYSITQSRDTKHCHEFLDSLSAVIDKNKQATSQEQHPLTNLLSQVGKLQYDIRLPWIFVLTLAWLVAVLYLAFGAIWPLDWAHMRSHWLRGGEHQWQCMWYKVMTGRKGVELIEYFGRR; this is encoded by the exons atggcccCTGCAAgcactttcacgccgaaggcgtcccTGACTGACGCTcctaccaacctgaaggaggccattgactgggtcctgagggtaactggtaaggatggtaagaagaatgaTG aatgcatatgtggcctggcggcggccgtgactgacctactgcagtcagtacaactggagtacaatg GATATCAAGGAGATACTAAGGAAGTTGACACCAGCAAAGGCGCCTCTGAACAGCAAGTCACAGACCGTCTCAATGGGCTATTCTCTCTGGtacagggactaggtggtactgcagtggtccggacctatatagaccagctggcacaggtactcagtgcactcgttgggtggagtgAGATAGTGAAGTGTTGGGGCAGTGGTGGCGATGGCAGCTGCAAGGGTGGTGGTACGGGCAATGAACACGGCCAAAATGGCACGTGCGAGTATCTAGAGGATGTTAAGCCGAACAAACCATGTGAACAGTGTAagtgtatgaaatggaaagtGAAGAATCCGAACACCGATGGAACACCACTGGGAAGGAAGTGTCAGaggtgtagtgatagtggTGATGATGATACGTGTAGTTGTAGTCCTCCTGGTGGTGGCGGTTGTAGTCCTGGCAAGTGCAAATGCGCTTTAGctggcaaatgctgcaagtgttgttgtaagggTAGATGTGGGTGTAAGAAGGAGTGTAGATGTATCGAAGAAGACAAAGACAAGGTCAACGACACATATAAGCGTGGTCAccgtatatacaatgacTCGTATCAGTCAGCATATGGAGAAATGTCGTTTCCATATATAGGTGAAGAAGGATATTATCTTATCAAATCCGTATGGACAGATCTACTGGAGAGGGGTGGTAGTATGCCCCCGTCACAACGTCGCCACCACTGTGCCCAGACATTACTGggctcagtatgtctcatctggagtggcattacttatatgtattggacaggcAAGTACCATAAAAGTAGTCCCcggtggaacaaccacattttggatggtagtggtctcgatgatggtaccctatcacaatggctacaggccctagggtttcctagggatatgcttaataaccatggtcctggaaatagatgggatgctattatatgggatgggtttatgggtaagttatatttgggattcccgcATACCAGTGACAATGCTGCCCATGGCAGTGACCataatgataatacatttaGGAGtccagctggtatgaactatgctggatatatacataccgtagacAGGGGTGcatttgatagtgatgtCTTTAAGGAGAATGGCAAGGACATTAACAAGAACAAGCTCGGTGCCATTTTCAAgctatatattctatcatgtgcctattttactgggttacagaaaaagAATACCACTGAAAGTACTCCAAGAACCCCTAAAACCATCCGGGAAATCTtatactggcttagtgcattgccctatagtccgGCATACCCAGAGATACTGCAGCATTCCAAGGAAGTAatgaagaaggtagcaCCAGACGTCGGAGACAAAAAGCAACTTTCGTTCTACCAAACAGGCCGCACAGCACCCATTACCGTtcatgaattcaacctgtttgcccacttccaagcggtgacccagtactgcccactggtcctcataggtatccaaggAGGATTACACAGTACTAAGGGCACTGACAAGACTACAGAACCACCTATCCATTCACTCTACGCTAACACTGAATGCCACTTCACCTACCCAGCAGTGTCCATCCAggcatacaaccaggtggtacactacattagggctctgttctaccagttgtacttccttaggaagcaatgtgcagttaaAGTGGCTCTAGGAGGGAAgtggcgtgagtgtaggtatggggATGGAGTGCTTGGGAGGGATGTagttagctggatgtgcctggggtgtgaccccatgggacatgataggaaatgtAGGGTAGAGAAGGTAAAGGAGGGGTTGGGTGGGGTAGTGAATAAGCtaaaggcattggaaggggAGGCTGAGAGCACAGGGGGGATCAATGGGGTGAAAGAGTTAAGGGAAGGAATAGAGAAGCTGAGGGATATACTGGAGGCTATCGGTGAAGtggtggtacaattgggtaatgcccaggagaGGTTGGATAGGGGGAATGCAGATCTAGGGGGAGTGATGAATGCACTAAAGAAAGTAGAGGGGGTGAACAATGGGACGAATGATTTCAAGGGGGTACTACAGGAGGTACTAGGGAGATTGGAGAAACTGGTGGaggcactagagaaggcGGGTGGACTAAAGGATGTTAAGGAGAAGGTTAAGACGGCACTAACGGCGGCTAAGGATGTAGTGGGGAAGCAGAACGGTACTGATGTTGATCCATGTAAGAACCTAGTGAGTGCTGCTATCGATGGCTTGCAAAAGGCATTGGATGCATTGAAGGAGGGAGTGGAGAAGGACATAATAGAAAAGCAAAGACGATTATTGGAAGCGAAAAAGAATCTATCGCATGTATTTGCAGTAGGTGTATCGGTTGATGAAGAGTACACCGCACTACTCAATGCCATTAACCAGctcatctccatctgcaactctcccaagtgcccTGGATGTACAAAACACTCCACCAAGTGCGGCCAAAAAGCAGAGTCCACTATCTGTGAGAAATGCCTCCAACCCaccaccactggtgttcCCTCCCCCCTacaggcattcctcgaaGACAGGTTAccaggttttagttgtcagaatgtagtggaccagGAGACCGAGAACCCAGACTACCCACTcgctgcatcccacctaggacactgtaatggctcAGGCCAATGCTgtccattgccaatgggatttagaaatcaattctatagtggcaTCCGTGATTGTACCGGtaaacgcctttatggaatcctctacttcttcagtaacgagaacatgatgcagtcttgcgtttatacactagtgagggtcactgcagcactcagtgccacaacaccacaggtactgggtgatgtctttgggttctttaggggtggtgtaggagAGAAGGAACAAGGAAAGAACAAGAACGGGCAGGATGACACGCCATGTAAGCACGAAGGGGATCCATCTCAGAAAAAGGATGAAGaatacttttgcggctggtgtgcctctgggttacgtgatgaggtaaagaagatagagtgggTACAAAGTGCACTGGGTGGAAAGGACTACAGAACGAGTGTCGGTAAAGCGCTAATAGATATTAAGGGAGACAAGGGTAGTGTGAGTGCTCCATTGTCCAATcctactaccaccaccactacttccCTCTCGACTCTCACAAAGGACTCCGagtacctctcccccctaaccggtgaactgTATACAGCcgtgagtgccactttcggtaacacatacctctcatgggtactatatctatcagatgcgcttcattcaggactagagtcactgTCTGAGGCATTCCGtaatattgaatgccggggctgtaagggacagtgtgaccccaataagtgcaagaagggagaGCACGGACAGAAGAGTGATGCAGGTAGCGCCGGACTATGCCagtgccaatcaatcgtatcatgtaccggggtactgccagtgttgtatagacatggattcagctacggtaacccattcaatctggaggggtatgAACAGAAGGATGGAGAGACGGAGGGGGATTATAGTATTACACAGAGCAGAGACACGAAGCATTGCCACGAGTTCTTGGACAGTCTCAGTGCAGTGATTGACAAGAACAAGCAGGCCACCTCTCAGGAACAGcaccccctcaccaatctcctctcccaagtCGGCAAGCTtcaatacgacatacggctcccttggatctttgttctcacgctAGCAtggctagtggcggtactctacctagc
- a CDS encoding putative integral membrane protein, producing the protein MAEGKKEQNFLDYAANFLKGLSLMQPLNLCLLGSSFAMQRFGYGPDAVGVFIGMCHNSMELFYLFSALGVLVIFSSLKQSGAIATKIQQGCSILVSWIIVAVNVVILKAFAWGEGNSNVVIYYWALVIANFVAGIDDMIIYDISSDNIASYDLGASSTGIFVSLLHGITIFILHKIGMDVNYWLVLTNIVVMLALSFIVAIVWSYYISTKLAERSGESQSTSNNGQCTGNCTFWDAYCGAFPMMAASTVGYGFIFVVYPLISPFEMVTFEHRYPIQSLCTIFQAIAGISIWCLAENAGLKDKWENDKAYYYLLYLLLIPYLGIGIMFIVIIHYPSSPIAKLVHMKPLIVGFLTVFFYFSGRVVINSSTAAIDGNAKPSKSASGGKECKCQHGSTLSSVNLGINLLVLNITKYISEAYIQQFITTRDAYKPGERWPTEGMGVKDGFRYWLLIGIKKGFVSFKESFDQNVKGKLERTLMVVNPEL; encoded by the coding sequence ATGGCAGAAGGCAAAAAGGAACAAAATTTTTTAGATTATGCTGCCAATTTCTTGAAAGGCCTCAGTTTGATGCAGCCTTTGAATTTGTGCTTGCTGGGTTCCTCGTTTGCCATGCAGCGTTTCGGGTATGGTCCGGATGCGGTAGGAGTATTTATTGGAATGTGCCACAATTCCATGGAGctattttatttgttttctGCATTAGGAGTATTGGTTATTTTTTCATCTTTGAAACAGTCCGGTGCCATAGCGACGAAGATACAACAAGGTTGTTCCATCCTAGTTTCATGGATCATTGTTGCTGTTAATGTCGTTATCCTCAAGGCGTTTGCTTGGGGAGAAGGTAATTCAAATGTAGTTATTTACTATTGGGCATTGGTAATTGCCAACTTCGTAGCAGGCATAGATGATATGATTATTTACGACATCTCATCGGATAACATAGCATCATATGACCTTGGTGCATCCTCTACCGGAATATTCGTTTCCTTGTTACATGGAATTacaatatttattttaCACAAGATTGGTATGGATGTCAATTATTGGCTCGTGTTAACGAACATTGTTGTTATGTTGGCTCTATCATTCATTGTGGCCATCGTGTGGAGTTATTATATTTCCACTAAGTTAGCTGAACGTTCAGGCGAATCACAATCGACTAGTAACAATGGACAATGCACCGGCAATTGTACATTTTGGGATGCGTATTGTGGCGCCTTTCCTATGATGGCGGCTAGTACCGTAGGCTATGGGTTTATATTTGTAGTCTATCCTCTCATTTCTCCATTCGAGATGGTAACGTTTGAACACAGATACCCAATTCAAAGTCTATGCACTATCTTTCAAGCAATTGCTGGCATAAGTATATGGTGCCTTGCTGAGAACGCTGGTTTGAAAGACAAGTGGGAAAATGACAAAGCTTATTATTACCTACTATATCTCCTTCTCATTCCATATCTGGGCATAGGGATCATGTTTATTGTAATTATCCATTACCCATCGTCGCCAATAGCAAAGCTTGTTCATATGAAGCCTCTGATTGTAGGATTCCTGACAGTATTCTTTTATTTTTCCGGCAGAGTGGTAATCAACTCATCAACTGCAGCAATTGATGGGAATGCAAAACCCTCAAAGAGTGCCAGTGGTGGGAAAGAATGTAAATGTCAACATGGCTCCACTTTGTCTTCAGTAAATTTAGGTATAAACCTTCTTGTTTTGAACATTACCAAGTATATATCGGAAGcgtatatacaacaatTTATAACCACAAGAGATGCTTACAAGCCTGGAGAACGGTGGCCAACTGAAGGAATGGGCGTAAAGGATGGTTTCCGATACTGGTTGCTCATCGGTATAAAAAAGGGCTTTGTAAGCTTTAAGGAATCGTTTGACCAAAATGTCAAGGGTAAGCTGGAGCGTACTCTGATGGTGGTTAATCCCGAGTTATAA
- a CDS encoding variant erythrocyte surface antigen-1 beta subunit: protein MAAAQAWKPYESLTTPPTNLKEAIDWVLRVTGRDGKKNAPAAQQPPQSSTSNGPHCLCFLAKAVKDLLYDARSPGSPGPIPDRYWDDLLLGQEKDIVKPVLTDLGLLSGGSTSAASSTCSGGTEVIKALIDHLALGLQKWVGWQEGDTCCLKGTNGIGGKCNCSPGVGCCGNSGKTCHDCTECGTGAKGAGTKCYLSAYCKATSPPSSSPENYLWTTLSDKADQVHLLARIFLGSVCLIWSGLSQLGFLTGGSGDRWTASKLHEISGDSAGLGSFMAAMGYDLERLNGSGSKGNTGNGEFVQKLLSGKQPNGKEGIQWNEFQGDSAEKNSVAEYYSTIYDKAKEALKKDNKTESICNDYPLLVLHILASGYFRAGSAGAKGITSPPKAPQPAPSAAPSPTTDTTKKEKSPRKPRTIREILYWLSALPYSKGYRELVDRMQDKYPRKEDDPEKTEDKIEIHGQGNGASTTLKRDDITHYLMAACGYCPLVLIGIQGTIEKEVDKAQAPPGGPAAAAKDKKCPEHSKDRSRPSLLRRVPPGSLQVWPPPWDVRQWALWLPDGPFGRPVPGPTEVLGWKSCRYGKGVNPSGGYSPNEKWLCEAPVGPGGAGGNDCQCKKSASHKSPLMLFLCDGLGPLVCGVTAGKAPDNETNTYPEIKDHMEAKDDIGPKHFGGLPIHCPVPMGWQAEASTTGSDQNRVNHFKDLTTGSHKTASLQPSAGQGTYPAHCTGNTLSLLLEYYCDPVKCPSGSLVVLLRLLACITPTVPRTLGDLFGFYYYIVYIGGKSGGGKDGVNTKLTEFEKESKLHMPSIGGGNNAVVQALTKWNGDCSGGTSGCKDTLKCLYGGKDPSKCNPYLSPLSGQQYGQLSPAMAGTYLSWLVCLIGEFNTGVS, encoded by the exons ATGGCAGCAGCACAGGCCTGGAAGCCCTATGAAAGCCTCACTACgcctcccaccaacctgaaggaggccattgactgggtcctgagggttactggtagggatggtaagaagaatgcGCCGGCGGCGCAACAACCGCCACAATCTAGCACTAGTAATGGCCCCC ACTGTTTGTGCTTCTTGGCTAAAgcagtgaaggacctactgtatgacgccAGGTCCCCGGGGTCCCCTGGTCCCATCCCTGACAGGTACTGGGATGACCTGCTCCTAGGACAGGAGAAGGACATTGTCAAGCCAGTGCTCACGgacctgggactccttagtggtggcagcactagtgctgccagtAGTACCTGCTCTggtggcaccgaggtcataaaggcactgatagaccacttggcactgggactacagaagtgggttgggtggcaggaagGGGATACgtgttgtcttaagggaaCAAATGGGATAGGAGGGAAGTGTAATTGTAGTCCTGGTGTTGGTTGTTGTGGTAACAGTGGCAAGACTTGTCATGACTGTACTGAGTGTGGTACCGGTGCCAAGGGTGCCGGTACAAAGTGCTACCTCTCGGCCTACTGCAAAGCCACTAGTCCACCCAGCAGCTCCCCTGAAAACTACCTTTGGACCACCCTCTCGGACAAGGCAGATcaagtccacctcctggcccgaattttcctagggtcagtatgtctcatctggagtggactcagtcagttggggttcctaactgGAGGGAGTGGTGATAGGTGGACGGCAAGTAAGCTGCACGAGATCAGTGGTGACTCAGCcggtctcggctcattcatggcggccatgggctatgacctggagaggttgaatgggaGTGGTAGTAAAG gtaaCACGGGTAATGGAGAGTTTGTGCAAAAGTTACTATCGGGAAAACAGCCTAATGGAAAGGAGGGCATCCAGTGGAACGAATTCCAGGGAGACAGTGCTGAGAAAA atagtgtagctgagtactataGCACTATCTATGACAAGGCGAAGGAAGCACTGAAGAAGGACAATAAaactgaatccatatgCAATGActaccccctattggtactccacatcctggccagtgggtacttcagggcaggcaGTGCCGGGGCCAAGGGTATCACGTCGCcgccaaaggcgccacAGCCGGCCCCTAGTGCTGCTCCCAGTCCTACCACGGACACTACCAAAAAAGAAAAGTCTCCTAGGAAACCCAGGACCATCcgggagatcctatactggcttagtgcattgccctatagtaaGGGGTACAGAGAGCTGGTGGATAGGATGCAAGATAAGTATCCTAGGAAAGAGGATGATCCAGAGAAGACAGAGGATAAAATAGAGATTCATGGACAAGGTAATGGTGCCAGTACCACCCTCAAGAGGGATGacattacccactacctaatggccgcctgtggctactgcccactggtcctcatcgggatccaggggaccatagaaaAAGAGGTAGACAAGGCACAGGCACCACCAG gtggtCCAGCTGCTGCTGCTAAGGACAAGAAGTGTCCTGAACATAGTAAGGACCGAA GCCGGCCAagtctgctacggcgggtaccacctggaagtctccaagtttg gccccctccatgggatgtacgccaatgggctctttggcttccagatGGACCTTTCGgccgcccagtgcctggaccaactgagg TGCTGGGCTGGAAaagttgtaggtatggtaaaGGTGTGAATCCTAGTGGTGGATATAGCCCGAATGAGAAGTGGTTATGTGAGGCACCAG taggtccgGGAGGAGCTGGTGGAAACGACTGTCAGTGCAAGAAGAGCGCCAGTCATAAATCACCACTGATGTTATTCCTGTGTGATGGACTAGGACCACTGGTTTGCGGAGTAACAGCTGGAAAGGCCCCTGATAATGAGACGAACACTTATCCGGAAATAAAAGATCACATGGAAGCCAAAGATGATATTGGTCCTAAACATTTCGGGGGTCTACCAATACACTGTCCCGTCCCTATGGGATGGCAGGCAGAGGCTAGTACCACTGGAAGTGACCAAAACAGAGTaaaccacttcaaag atttaaCTACTGGAAGCCACAAGACAGCGTCACTACAACCGtcag CAGGACAAGGCACTTACcctgcccactgcactggaAATACACTGTCGCTACttctggagtactactgtgacccagTGAAGTGCCCGAGTGGCTccctagtggtactcctgagactactggcatgtattactcccacggtgccacggaccctgggtgacctctttgggttctattactatatagtgtacattgggggaaagagtggtggtggtaaaGACGGAGTCAATACGAAATTGACAGAGTTCGAGAAGGAATCTAAACTGCACATGCCGTCTATTGGTGGTGGTAATAATGCAgtggtccaggcactgaCAAAGTGGAATGGAGATTGCAGTGGCGGCACTAGTGGTTGTAAGGACACCCTCAAGTGTCTCTACGGTGGTAAAGATCCTTCAAAATGCAATCCATACCTCTCTCCTTTaagtggccagcagtatggccagttgagtccagcgatggccgggacctacctgtcatggttggtctgTTTGATAGGGGAGTTCAATACCGGAGTCTCCTAG